The DNA segment TTAAAGTCACGAGCGACAGATGAACTTATCAGACTACTCGAGTACGAAGGTCCTCATGATGATGATACCTCAAGGCGAAATTCCTCTCGTTTGGAAGGGATATGCGACTAAAATTTCCATTCTGGCATTCGCTTTGGGTTCCTACTTCCTGATTTTCCGAAATAGGAAATTCCCATCCTTGCAAAATTGGtttcgaaaatcgaaaaaaagtgatccaaatgaaaataaaatttcgagggAAAAAATACTGAGGTACACCTAACTATTAAATAGGAAGAAAGTTTTTGCAATTTGTTGACAAAATGTctcattttttgactttttaggAAGAACTTATTGGCCTACAATCATGAATTATGTCCAATTTGTCTGGGAACTCCAAAATTTGGTGTAAAGGCAGTTTGTGGTCATTTACTTTGTGCGACTTGTTTGGCAAGTTATTGTGAGGCCAGGGAAGTATCTGCCCCTCCACCATGTCCACTTTGTAGGGCACCTTTGGACACAGTCACCCTGGCGACCGAACAGGTTAgccaaaaaataattctcttgcataaaacaaattatttcactctgatttgtagaaattaatgaaaaaattgggaTAAATTACACATGTTGCAAAATTACTTCTTTAGTAGCGTTCAAATTGATTGAACATTTAGAAGTGCATTGACCCAATAACTTTCTCCACGAACGCGTCATTTCTGAATAATCACGTTTGCGTAACTGCACGGGATGATAAAAATATTCCTACAAGAAGCTCACCGACAAAATTTCTACTTTcgatttctaattcaaaattgttgaaaaggattaattttt comes from the Belonocnema kinseyi isolate 2016_QV_RU_SX_M_011 chromosome 6, B_treatae_v1, whole genome shotgun sequence genome and includes:
- the LOC117175703 gene encoding uncharacterized protein LOC117175703 isoform X2, which encodes MNLSDYSSTKVLMMMIPQGEIPLVWKGYATKISILAFALGSYFLIFRNRKFPSLQNWFRKSKKSDPNENKISREKILRKNLLAYNHELCPICLGTPKFGVKAVCGHLLCATCLASYCEAREVSAPPPCPLCRAPLDTVTLATEQGSTLSLTEFAKADINSSEKTLAWIREYNHNRGQIAYRKFSYSKFFNRRTALFVNFLTLCLVIALIETRVQALPWVDWVTYGSFLGITLSILTIITLVICVWLKYQNQVTLN
- the LOC117175703 gene encoding uncharacterized protein LOC117175703 isoform X1, which gives rise to MNLSDYSSTKVLMMMIPQGEIPLVWKGYATKISILAFALGSYFLIFRNRKFPSLQNWFRKSKKSDPNENKISREKILRKNLLAYNHELCPICLGTPKFGVKAVCGHLLCATCLASYCEAREVSAPPPCPLCRAPLDTVTLATEQQGSTLSLTEFAKADINSSEKTLAWIREYNHNRGQIAYRKFSYSKFFNRRTALFVNFLTLCLVIALIETRVQALPWVDWVTYGSFLGITLSILTIITLVICVWLKYQNQVTLN
- the LOC117175703 gene encoding E3 ubiquitin-protein ligase RNF170 isoform X3, with product MNLSDYSSTKVLMMMIPQGEIPLVWKGYATKISILAFALGSYFLIFRNRKFPSLQNWFRKSKKSDPNENKISREKILRKNLLAYNHELCPICLGTPKFGVKAVCGHLLCATCLASYCEAREVSAPPPCPLCRAPLDTVTLATEQQGSTLSLTEFAKADINSSEKTLAWIREYNHNRGQIAYRKFSYSKFFNRRTALFVNFLTLCLVIALIETRVQNYFF